GCGGAGCGTCGGCGAACGCCCCCGCAGCGTCGGCGGAGGCCGGGTAGCGCCGTCGAAGGCCCGCCCATATCGCCAACACAGTGCGCGGGTAGGGCCATCCCTACCTGGACAACACCGGCCGCCCGCATCCCCTCCTCGCCGCTGCCGCCCTAGCGTCAAAGCCGCGAACCAGTACCGAGGGGGACGATGTGAGCACTGGAACAGACTTCAAACCGACCAGCCCGACCCAGGCCCAGGCACGGAAGAAGCCCTGGCAGCGCCCCTGGATAGCCCCGCTGGGCCTGGTGGTCGTCGCCTTCCTCGCCTACGCCCTGCCGCCCTACCTGGCGCTGGACCCGGCTCAATCCCGGGTCCCCGCCCCGGACGGTTTCCCCGCGCACTACTGGCTCCTGGTCGGGCACGTAGTCTTCGGCAGCATCGCCATGATCACCGCGCTGCTCCAGATCTGGCCTTGGCTTCGCCGAACGCGACCGCGGCTCCACCGCTACGCCGGCCGCGCGTACGTATTCGCCGGCGTGCTCCCGTCCGGCGTCATGGCGCTGACTGTCGGCGCGGCGAGTCCCTTCGGCCCGGCGACCCGGGCAAGTGACGTCCTGCTCGCGGTGATCTGGCTCGGCGCCACCTTCGCCGGCTACCGCGCGGCCAGGGAACGCCGTTTCGGCGACCACCGTCGTTGGATGATCCGCAGCTTCGCCTTGACCATGTCGATCATCCTGAACCGCGTTATCGGCCCGATCGCGGCGATCTTCCTGGCCCCGCAACTGAACACGACGTTCGGCGGCAGCGAGATCGCGCTCGGCCAGTCCATCGCGGCCATCGGCGCATGGGTGAGCTGGACGTTCGCCCTGATCTGTGCGCAGCTGTGGCTGGACCGGAAACCTCGACGGCGCACAGCGGCCGCCTGAGGGGGTGGCGTTCGGTGCGTGGGGGACACCGAACGCCGCTCACTTCCGCAACGACCGGGCGATGATCGTCCGCTGGATCTCCGACGCCCCTTCATAAATCCGCGGCGCCCGGACCTCCCGGTACAGATGCTCCAGCAAATGCCCTCGCCGCAACGCGCGTGCCCCGTGCAGCTGCACCGCCTGATCCACCACGTACTGGGCGGCTTCGGTGGCGAACAACTTGGCCATGGCCGCGCGTCCGGCGAGGTTCTCCTCACCTGCGTCGTACGCGGCGGCGGCGGCATAAACCAGGAGCCGCCCGGCCTCCGTACGCGTGGCCATCTCCGCCAGCGTGTGCGCGACAGTCTGCTGCTTCACCAAGGGCCCGCCAAAAGCCTCCCGCGAAGCGGTGTACGAGACGCTCGCGTCCAGCGCCGCCTGCGCCATCCCGACCGCGAACGCGCCGACACTCGGGCGGAACAAATCCAACGTTCGCATGGCCACCGCGAAGCCGCGGTTCTCCTCGCCGAGCAGTTCGTTCCGCTCCACCCGGACGCCGTCGAAGACCACCGTGCCGATCGGATGCGGGCTCACCAGATCCAGATGCTCCCCGCCGAGCCCGGCCCGATCGCCAGGGACCACGAACGCACTCACCCCGCGGGAACCCGCGTCCGGCGTGGTTCGCGCGAAAACGGTGTAGAAATCGGCCTCCGGCGCGTTCGAGATCCACATCTTGGTCCCGGTCAACCGCCAGCCGTCACCGTCCCGCTCGGC
This sequence is a window from Amycolatopsis benzoatilytica AK 16/65. Protein-coding genes within it:
- a CDS encoding DUF2306 domain-containing protein — its product is MAPLGLVVVAFLAYALPPYLALDPAQSRVPAPDGFPAHYWLLVGHVVFGSIAMITALLQIWPWLRRTRPRLHRYAGRAYVFAGVLPSGVMALTVGAASPFGPATRASDVLLAVIWLGATFAGYRAARERRFGDHRRWMIRSFALTMSIILNRVIGPIAAIFLAPQLNTTFGGSEIALGQSIAAIGAWVSWTFALICAQLWLDRKPRRRTAAA
- a CDS encoding acyl-CoA dehydrogenase family protein, translating into MNAFAFTPEQTAYAASVREIAASQLVPLASAGAEGTVNRPLLKAMGSHGLLARLFPGVESGQPTRQAAATDLCLLREALATQCTEAETALALQGLGSYPVLQSGLDEQVRRWLPAVAAGDAVAAFALTEPDAGSDAAALQLAAERDGDGWRLTGTKMWISNAPEADFYTVFARTTPDAGSRGVSAFVVPGDRAGLGGEHLDLVSPHPIGTVVFDGVRVERNELLGEENRGFAVAMRTLDLFRPSVGAFAVGMAQAALDASVSYTASREAFGGPLVKQQTVAHTLAEMATRTEAGRLLVYAAAAAYDAGEENLAGRAAMAKLFATEAAQYVVDQAVQLHGARALRRGHLLEHLYREVRAPRIYEGASEIQRTIIARSLRK